A single Watersipora subatra chromosome 7, tzWatSuba1.1, whole genome shotgun sequence DNA region contains:
- the LOC137399686 gene encoding retinal-binding protein-like, producing MGVDEILVNFEEPEVLKKYFIGGMCGYDKLGLPIRIEPFGGLDMRGIMKSVKKTDLEKVVIRNCEELAQECKYQSEIHQRRIDGFTLIFDMTNFNKKMLWKPGLNLYIHNAEILQNNYPGLQKRMFIVNAPAIFPILWKVAKPIINKDVRKKIKVLGRDYKQELLKYIDKDQLPAYLGGSMTGPNGDQLCLHKICHGGEVPSEYFIDEAIQTKYMEVITVNAGNELKIECKIPSPGSVLSWSFKTEENSIGFGITMKTMTDTRERVVMARSKVDSHILEQDGSIVCEKEGKCEYYTSC from the exons ATGGGGGTAGATGAGATCCTGGTGAACTTTGAGGAACCAGAAGTGTTAAAAAAGTACTTTATTGGGGGAATGTGTGGCTATGACAAATTAGGTCTTCCAATAAGGATTGAGCCTTTTG GGGGTTTGGATATGAGAGGCATCATGAAGTCCGTAAAAAAGACAGATCTTGAAAAAGTTGTCATTCGAAACTGTGAAGAGCTAGCGCAAGAGTGCAAATATCAATCAGAAATA CATCAGCGTAGAATTGATGGTTTCACCTTGATATTTGATATGACTAACTTTAACAAGAAGATGCTGTGGAAACCTGGGCTCAACCTTTATATTCACAACGCCGAGATACTCCAAAATAACTACCCAGGACTGCAAAAGCGCATGTTTATCGTCAATG CGCCAGCGATCTTTCCGATCCTCTGGAAGGTAGCCAAGCCAATAATCAACAAAGATGTAAGAAAGAAGATAAAGGTGCTTGGAAGAGATTACAAGCAGGAGCTGcttaaatatatagataaagatCAGCTGCCTGCTTACCTTGGTGGCAGCATGACTGGGCCAAATGGGGACCAGCTTTGCTTGCACAAG ATCTGCCATGGGGGAGAAGTGCCCTCAGAGTACTTCATTGATGAGGCGATTCAGACCAAGTACATGGAGGTGATCACTGTGAATGCTGGCAATGAACTCAAAATAGAGTGCAAAATACCATCACCTGGAAGTGTTCTAAG TTGGAGCTTTAAGACAGAGGAAAACAGTATTGGTTTCGGCATTACCATGAAAACCATGACAGACACAAGGGAACGTGTCGTAATGGCAAGAAGTAAAGTTGACTCTCACATCCTAGAGCAGGATGGAAGTATTGTGTGTGAGAAGGAAGGAAAATGTGAGTATTATACGAGCTGCTAG